One Rickettsia prowazekii str. Breinl genomic region harbors:
- a CDS encoding HU family DNA-binding protein, whose translation MTITKNKISLMLSSKLGFSNNLCEAIVNTVFSNILEIAKVQKLTLKNFGSFEVKQKTPRPGINFHTKSPVMIASKKNLRFTPSEKLKALINKSML comes from the coding sequence ATGACTATTACAAAAAACAAAATTTCACTTATGTTAAGTTCAAAATTGGGTTTTTCAAATAATTTGTGTGAAGCAATCGTTAATACGGTTTTTTCTAATATTTTAGAAATAGCAAAAGTGCAAAAATTAACTTTAAAAAATTTTGGTAGTTTTGAAGTTAAACAAAAAACCCCACGTCCTGGAATAAATTTTCATACTAAATCGCCAGTAATGATAGCATCAAAAAAGAATTTGCGTTTTACTCCTTCTGAAAAATTAAAAGCTTTAATTAATAAATCGATGTTATAA
- a CDS encoding recombinase family protein, whose translation MFDLQYDALIKESVDPRHIFQDQVSGAKDNRKGLQEALSYLQDGDCLIVWKLDRLGRSLSHLIILIDGFKQKNIGFKSITEQMDTTTSHGEFLFSVFVALAQKNALWQC comes from the coding sequence GTGTTCGATCTACAATATGATGCTCTTATCAAAGAGAGTGTCGATCCAAGACATATTTTTCAAGATCAGGTAAGTGGAGCAAAAGATAATAGAAAAGGATTACAAGAGGCTCTTAGTTATTTACAAGATGGCGACTGTCTAATTGTATGGAAATTAGATAGACTCGGACGTTCATTGTCTCATCTCATTATACTTATTGATGGCTTCAAGCAAAAAAATATTGGTTTTAAATCCATAACTGAGCAAATGGATACTACAACGTCTCATGGTGAGTTCTTATTCAGTGTGTTTGTGGCTCTTGCCCAAAAGAACGCATTATGGCAGTGTTGA